The sequence below is a genomic window from Microbacterium sp. SORGH_AS_0888.
GCCGACGACGACCGCGCCCGTCCCGCCCTCCAGCGAGGCGATGCGCCGCTCGGCGACGGCGCCGGTCGGATTGAGGCTGCGGGAGTAGACCAGGCCGTCGGCGTCGTGCGCGAACCGGGCGCGACCCTCCTCGAGGGATCCGAAGCGGAACCCGTTGCCCAGGTACACCGGGGTGATGCGGGCGTCGTGCCCGTTGGGCTCCTCGCCGGCGTGCACCTGGCGGGTGTCGAACCCGTAGCCGGACCAGTCGTACTCGGGTTCCGCGGCATCCCCGCTCATGCGACATCCCTTCGCCCACCGTGTCGCTGTGGTGCATGTCCTCTTTGTGCATGTCCCACTTGCGCATGTCCCCTCTGTGCGTGTCCCACTTTGCGACGCTCGTTCGGCGTGCGAGCGGCGCAAAGTGGGACATGCCCCGGTCGAAAGTGGGACATGCTCAGGCGACCAGGGTCTCTGCGCGAACCGCGGACAGCCGGGCGCCGAGGTAGCGGGCCACGGCCACGGCGGCGGACGGTCCGCCATCGCCCTCCACCGCGGGGTTGTAGTTCGTGTTGGTGTTGATGTCGTACGGCACGGTTCGCCCGTCGGCGGTCTCGATGAACTCGACTCCGGCGACATCCACCTCGTGCGCGCGCAGGAACCGGCCGAGGGCGGCGATCAGCGGATGGCTCGCCGTGATCTCCGGACGGCGGGCGAAGGCGGGCGGGGCGTCCGGGATCTCGCACGCCTCCGCGGGACACAGCTCGAAGCTGCCCGCTGTGGTGTCCACGCGCACGGCGTACACGAGCTCGCCGCCGACGAACTCCGCCCGCGTCACGAAGGGCGCCGCGGCGGAGAGGTACTCCTGCAACAGCAGGATGCCGTCGGCCGGCGCCTCGAACTCCGCCGAGGCCAGGTGCCGGTCGAACTCCTCGTAGGAGTCGAACCGTCGCACCCCCAGCCCCTTGCCGCCCTGGTTGTGCTTGGTGATGAACGGCAGCGGCAGCTCACGCGCGCGATCCGACGCCTCGTTCACGCCGAACACGGCGATCGTGCGGGGCACGTCGAAGCCGGCGCGGCGCAGCGCGACGTACTGGGCGGCCTTGCTGACCTCCAGCTCCACGACGGCGCTGCCGTTGACGACGGGCCGGCCCGCCGCCTCGGCCCATCGCAGCACCGCGCGCGCCTGCTCCTTGGCGCCGGGCACACCGCGGGTGTGCGACGACGCGCTCAGCCTCGACCAGAAGACGCCCTCCGGCGGCTCGGCGGCGAGATCCAGCGTCCCGTCGCCGAGGGGCCAGACCTGGAACGGCACACCTTCGGCGCCCAGTGCCGCGGTCAGCGGGGGGAGCCAGTCGGGGTTGTCGTGCAGGATGTGCACCGCAGGCGCGTCCGCCCGTTCGTCAGCCATGTGCACACGCTAGGACCGCGGCGGCCCGCCGTGCGCGCCGAGCGTCAAG
It includes:
- a CDS encoding RimK family alpha-L-glutamate ligase, coding for MADERADAPAVHILHDNPDWLPPLTAALGAEGVPFQVWPLGDGTLDLAAEPPEGVFWSRLSASSHTRGVPGAKEQARAVLRWAEAAGRPVVNGSAVVELEVSKAAQYVALRRAGFDVPRTIAVFGVNEASDRARELPLPFITKHNQGGKGLGVRRFDSYEEFDRHLASAEFEAPADGILLLQEYLSAAAPFVTRAEFVGGELVYAVRVDTTAGSFELCPAEACEIPDAPPAFARRPEITASHPLIAALGRFLRAHEVDVAGVEFIETADGRTVPYDINTNTNYNPAVEGDGGPSAAVAVARYLGARLSAVRAETLVA